In the genome of Primulina tabacum isolate GXHZ01 chromosome 13, ASM2559414v2, whole genome shotgun sequence, the window TTGTAGACAAGTACGTGATAAGGACCACTAATAATCAACTCATGATGGGAACCATGTGAGGTTCTAAGTTTGATTTCACCTAAGTTTCATCAAATTTGCCACATTTGACCTCTCTCTCGTTATTACCGTTTCCGCTTTGAGTTAGTCGAAgctttttcttcttgttctttcTTGGGCGATCAACACGTTATCTTGGATGTAAATGCACAACTTTGAAGACCTTTTTTCAGTTCAATGGAAAGAAAGCGTTACAAATCGATAACAAGAAGGTTTCCACGGTGCTTTTTCAGGAAGAGAAAAGGAGACGATCCGTCTCAATTGAACCAAATTTCAGGCATTATGCTTCACCAGAAACTAGCTAGTGTCACTCGTTATGTAcctttgttgattttgaatgtaTTGTTACTGCAGATGGCTGTGAAGAAGACGATGATTTCTCATCTGAGTCACCGGAGATGAATCCATCCACCGGGACCAATGAGTTGAGGTGAGTTTTTTTAACTGCAACGCGACATAAAACGTGGGTTACTTTTCATGTTGAATGCgttagttatttatttatttattttttggtcTTGAACAAATCTGTTATTGTTAATTATGCTTTCAGGGTCTTTGTGGGTACTTGGAATGTGGCGGGAAGGTCTCCCGTGGGTAGCTTGGCCGTGGATTTGGAAGAATGGTTGAATCTAAGAGATGAAGCTGATGTCTATGTTCTTGGGTATAATATATACGTAAAATTCACGACTTTGGGCTTGCAAGACTTAATTTCTATGATCTTTTCCCCTTaacaattttctttttaaaactgCAGGTTTCAAGAAATCGTACCTTTAAAGGCTGCAACGGTAATTGGAGCAGAAGACCCAACGGAAGCAATGAACTGGAATCTACTGATCGGAAAAAAGCTGAATGACAAATACGGATATCCGTGGTTGACGCCCATGATACATCCCGTCACCAATGAGAATGATCAGTGCGGTGTATTTGTAGATCCAGAAACTCCGGATTCAACAAAGGATCAGCACAAAATTCAGTTTGAGCAACAAAATCAACGTGGTAGGTACAAATTATTGGCAAGCAAGAAGATGGTTGGTGTTTTTATTAGTGTGTGGATGAGAAAGGAATTGGTGAAGAGGTATGATGTATCGGGCGTGAAAGTTTGTTCGGTGGCTTGCGGTATAATGGGTTATTTGGGAAACAAAGGATCGGTTTCTGTGAGTGTGTCGATTGGGGAAACTAGTTTTTGCTTCATAGCTGCACATTTAGCTTCTGGGGAGAAGAAAGGCGATGAAGGAAGAAGGAATTTCCAAGTGTCGGAGATTTTTAAGAGAACCTCATTCCCACGGCTTCAAGAGGATAGAGATAAACTTCATCCACTAACCATCTTAGGACACGAGTACGTTGGAactttgagaaaatatttttcatttgcaAATACATATGGAAATATTAGTGTAGTAAAGAAAAGTGAATCACATGGGTTTTTGTTGTTGAGCAGTCATATCTTCTGGTTCGGAGATCTCAACTATAGATTATACCTAGAGGACAATTTAGCGAGGCAGCTGATCAAACATCAAGATTGGAGATCATTGCAAaaatttgatcagttgcagaggGAACTTGAACATGGCGGTGTTTTCCAGGGTTGGAAAGAGGGTAACATCGAATTTGCCCCCACTTACAAGTACTCTTCCTACAACTGCAACAGGTATTCAGGTGGAATTCCAAGTAGAGCGGGAGAAAAGCAAAGAACTCCAGCATGGTATATTACATCCCATCAAATTTTCTGTATGTTGGATGAATTCCAACCAATAGGACAGAAATATCTAAATCTTGGCTAAAGATAGTTTCTGACGATTCTCAATTTCAGGTGCGATAGGATTCTATGGTATGGCGAAGGAGTGAGGCAGCTTTCCTATTTTCGCAGCGAAAGCAAGTTTTCTGATCATCGCCCTGTTTCAGCTCTTTTCTCTACAAAGATTGAAGTAAAATCTGACAACATAAGTTGGCCTGCATCCGGAACAAATGTAAGTCTCCTTGTACAAGAAAATCCTTTTGGGGAAGTTCTAATTTCGTCATGCAAACTTGCAGCAGGTGGATGAAATTGCTAGGGAGGAAGCCACAACCACATTGTTGTCATtgattttgaaggatgagagagCTTCACCAACACATATGCTGACTTGTATAtctgatagatgagaaaaaaaagCCAACTGCCCCAGGTAGTTGTGTATACTTTAAGAtgggggaaaaaaaaaaaaggaattccCTTTTATCTAATGCCAGGTATTAAGATAGGAAAGgagaaaattcaaaattttgagaaGTGTACAATATGATGTTTAATTTGTTGGTACATAGTTATAGGGGAACCTCGGGGTGTTTGTACATGTAATATGTTCCCTAGAATCAGGTGATGACCAATTAAGTTAGATGGCATTGCTTACATGGTCGATGTCTAAGTACTCACCCGTAGCCTTGAAACCACTTTCATTGCTAGATTTCTGAAAGTGTATCAAGTATTCAAACAGTGAAGTGGTTAGCGTATCGCCATTCCGGTAGGAGGGATGTAATGAATAAATCTTTGCGTAACCATTCAAACGATACATATCTATCTATcttacttttattttattttatttttgaagttAATCATGACAATACACCAATTACAATCCTTTGACTTGGGGTCAGTCCTCTGTAATTTAAATTTCCGCCGCcgaaaatgattttaatttgTTGGACTTCTACTTCATAATAGTTCCTTGTGTgccaaatttatatttttaggaACAATTTAGCAAGCATAACGTAAATAGATTGAATATTTATGCAAATAATTATATAAGTATTATATCTGAGTGGATTTTTTCACATCTTGGTCGAATTTTTCCTTATTTAGGTCGATTTTTATATTTGGGTTGAGTTTTCATATTTTGTTCGAGTTTGAGTCGATTTTTTCATGTTTGAGTCGAATTTTTTATATTGAGTCAAGTTTTTCACATTGTCTCTAGTTTTTACATTTGAATTGATGTTTTTATATTTGGGTCGAGTTTTACAGATTTTATATCGAGTTTGGTGTCTATATGGATTTGAGGtggagttttttttattattaatttaaattgattttcgAGTTTGAACTTAATTCTCTCTGAATTACCTGATTTCCCACACAAGAATTTCCCACACAAGAACCACCTGATAAGAATCTATCTCCACCGGAATGCCATTTTCTTCCCGCCGCGGGGCCGGCGGTTGGCCACAAACCTCCTATCTCCCAACCACCAAATCCGCCAACAAGCAATCTCGCAAGCCGCGAAAGCGTGCCGCCGCCGCCTTTCGTGACTTCATCCTCTCCAATTTCTTCACGATCAGCCTCTGTTTCACGTTCCTCTTCttcatcttcattctcttccGCTTCACCGCTGCCCCCAAACCTCTCCTACTCCCTCCCCGGGGCCGACCTTCGCGTTCCCGCAAGCCTGTTGTCCCTAAGTCTTCAAACGACAGCCTTCTCCCAGCTGCTGTAGACATTACTACCAAAGGGCTTTACGATAAGATCCAGTTCTCAGATGAGGATGGCGGCCCGTGGAAACAGGGGTGGCACGTGGGTTACAAAGGGAACGAGTGGGATGAGGAGAAACTGAAGGTGTTCGTAGTTCCGCATTCGCATAATGATCCAGGATGGAAGCTTACTGTTGAGGAGTATTATGATCGGCAGTCGAGGCATATTCTTGATACCGTCGTGGAAACGCTTTCTAAGGTTTAGCATCAAATGGACCTCAGTTTTTCGATTGATTTTGTTTATATATCTCGTATTTTTGCCGTTGTTCATGTTTGGCTGTTTACGTCTCATATTTGAAGATCTGTAACAAGATGCACATGGTTTGAGATCATACTTGACTGAggtttttaagtatgatttggGTGGGGTTTTGGCTAAAAATGAGTTTGGAATGTTTGAATTCAAATGGTCCAAGTTTTTTGAATCTGTAGGATAGTAGACGAAAGTTTATATGGGAAGAGATGTCGTACTTGGAGAGATGGTGGAGGGATGCTTCAGAGATCAAACGAGAATCATTCGTCAATTTAGTAAGGAACAGGCAGCTGGAAATCGTTGGTGGTGGATGGGTGATGAATGACGAGGTAAATCTTCTCCTTTTTATTGGCTCAACATAGATTAAACTGCAGGCTTTGTCACATAATCATTTGTAACTTGAGATTCATTGAAATGGtcatgcttttaaatatttacatAGAACAATGAGCCTAATCTTACTGATTGCTTGTTCGTTCTCTTTTCTGCAGGCTAATTCTCATTATTTTGCTATCATAGAACAGGTGATGTTCATTATAGTTTATGTTGAGACTAAACTTATCATTTGATAAAACTCTAGTTTATTGCTTATCCACTcctttaataaatataattcaAATTTACACTCTATGCCTCAGATAACAGAGGGAAATATGTGGTTGAATGAAACTGTTGGAGTTTTTCCTAGAAATTCTTGGTCAATTGACCCATTCGGATATTCACCCACCATGGCATATCTTCTCCGCCGCATGGGTTTTGAGAACATGCTGATACAGAGAACACATTATGAGTTGAAGAAGGAGTTAGCGTGGCATGAGAATTTGGAGTATGTGTGGCGGCAGAGCTGGGATTCGGAGGAAACAACTGATATTTTTGTTCACATGATGCCTTTCTATTCTTATGACATCCCACATACTTGTGGATCCGAGCCCGCTATTTGTTGCCAATTTGACTTTGCTCgaatgcctggtttcgtttacGAGCCTTGTCCTTGGGGAGAAAATCCTGTTGAGACAAATCACGAAAATGTGAAGGAGAGAGCAGTTAAATTATTGGATCAATATCGAAAAAAATCGACACTTTACCGAACTAATACCCTTCTCGTTCCTCTTGGTGACGATTTCCGCTACATAAGCATCAATGAAGCAGAAGCCCAATTCAGGAATTATCAATTGTTATTCGACTACATCAATTCTGATCCAAGCTTGAACGCTGAAGCTAAATTTGGCACTCTGGATGAATATTTCCAAACAATGAGAGACGAAGCTGCCAGAATAGATTATTCACGTAACAACGAAATTGGCTCTGGTGAGATTCGGGGCTTTCCTTCTCTATCGGGTGATTTCTTTACTTATGCTGATAGAAATCAAGATTACTGGAGTGGCTATTACGTCTCCCGGCCTTTTTTCAAGGCTGTTGACCGTGTTTTGGAGCATACACTTCGAGGTTCTGAAATTATGTTGTCATTTCTCTTTGGATACTGCCAGAGAGTTCAGTGTGAGAAGTTACCCACTGGGTTTTCACACAAGTTAACAGCTGCTAGACGGAATCTAGCTTTGTTTCAGCATCATGATGGTGTGACTGGAACAGCTAAGGATCACGTGGTTGAGGACTATGGGTCACGAATGCATATGTCTTTACAAGATTTACATATTTTCATGTCCAAGGCTATTGAAGTTCTGCTTGGAATTCATCATGAAAGAAGTGATCAGAACCTGGCACTATTTGAACCGGCACAAATAAGATCTAAATACGACGTTCAACCAGTGCTGCGAACCATTACTGTTCATGAAGGAACTCTGCACACCGTGGTCATTTTTAATCCTCTTGAGCAAATGAGGAACGAGGTGGTCATGGTGGTTGTTGATAGGCCAGATGTGACGATATTGGATACAAACTGGACATGTATCAAGGGTCAGGTCTCTCCTGAAATTCAACATCATAAAAGCAAAATATTTACTGGAAGGCATCGTGTTTACTGGAAAGCTTCTGTTCCTGCTATGGGTTTGCAGACTTATTATATTGCTAACAGTTTTGTTCAATGTGAGAAGGCCAAACTGGCAACTCTGAGAATTTCTAGTCCGTCAAACCAGTTATCTTGCCCCACTCCATACACTTGTGCTAATCTAGGAAGTAACACAGTTGAAATTGGAAATTGGCACCAGACACTAACCTTTGATGTAAATCTTGGTCTGCTGCAGAGAATCAAAGGTAATGACGGACACTCGACTGTTTTTGGTGAGGAAATAAGCATGTACTCCAGCACTGAGAGTGGAGCATACCTATTCAAACCAAACGGCGAAGCCGAGCCTATCACCAGAACTGGCGGACAAATTATTGTATCAGAGGGCCTTTTGGTGCATGAAGTTTACTCTTATCCGAAGACAGCAACAGAAAATTCCCCAATTTCCCATTGCACCCGAATATATAATGGTAAAAACACCATTCAAGAATTTGTCATTGAGAAAGAGTATCATGTTGAGCTTCTGGGGCCTGAGTTTAATGATAGAGAACTAATTGCTAGATACAAGACTGACGTAGATAACAGGAGAGTCTTTTACTCAGATCTGAATGGCTTCCAAACGATCCGAAGGGAAACTTACGACAAGATACCCTTGCAGGGAAATTACTATCCCATGCCCTCTCTTGCATTTATGCAAGAATCAAGTGGAAAACGTTTCTCGGTTCATACTAAGCAGTCTTTGGGAGTGGCAAGCTTAAAAAATGGATGGTTGGAGATCATGCTCGATCGAAGACTCGTGAGAGATGATGGACGTGGTCTTGGCCAAGGAGTTATGGATAACCGTCCCATGAACATAGTTTTCCACATCCTCGTGGAATCCAATGTTTCGTCTCCTTCAGTCGCCATTTTGGATTATCCACTTAGCCCATCTCTACTCTCTCATCTAATGGGTGCTCATTTGAACTATCCTTTGCACATATTTGTTGCTAAAAAACCTGAGGAAATATCTGTACAGCCGCCTCCTAGATCCTTTTCACCTCTAGCAACTCCATTGCCCTGTGATTTGCATATAGTGAACTTTAAGGTCCCTCGGCCTTTGAAATACTCTCAGCAGCCATTTGAGGAACCCAAATTTGTGCTCATCTTACATCGACGACACTGGGATTCTGCTTACTGTCGGAAAGACAGGTTGCTATGTTCGATTATGTGTGATGAACCAATCAATCTGTTCAAAATGTTTGAAGGGCTTACAGTAACAAATGCAAGAGCTACATCTATAAATCTTTTGCACGACGATACTGATACTCTTGGCTATACCGAGCATTTCGGAGGTGGTTCTCAGGAAGGAGACATCCTCATCTCTCCCATGGAAATACAGGCTTACAAGCTGCAGTTTAAGTCTCGTGGATAAGACAGTTTGATTCTTGGCTTTTTTTTTCTTGTCATGTGCGATGGATGAATTAACAAAATTGGGAATTTCGACTATGGTAGGTTGTGACTTCGAGGTAGAGTTTCTTGGAAGATAATGGGAGAACTTTTTCAGGTGCAACGCTGTTGGGTTCGTCGATACAGACTTGAATTGAAACAATGGGAACTGATGCCATGGAAGGAAAGTAGCTCAGGAGATTTGAGTTCACAATGGAATGTAGAGCATAAGAAACGAGAAATTGTTGATCAATACATCAATTTTTGTATCAGAGAAGCGACAAGTGAGAAGGCAACTGAAGTGGGCTTTTGGAGTTTGACTTGTATTAGATAGATGTAAACCCAAGTTCGGCCCAAATATAAATGGGATGCCTAGACTGTATTTCACTATTTGTGCTTAGGTGAATAgttaaaacatatatatttttttaaaaaaagtaatcATTACATAAGTGTCAATTCTCTCAAGATTATGATCAGACCAACTACGTAAATATTATTTCTTTCCCAGCATAATGGAGCTAGCTGGGGTCAAACAAAAATCCAATTGTGATTTCCAAGTCACGTAACCACAACAAATATATCGTGAAAAGTGACGTGCATAAGCAAAATGTACATTCCGTAAATGGAAGTAGAATACATTAATgtattcatatcaatgatatacATCGGTTGCATCTTTTATTGTAGAGAAGAAGCTTCCTTCGATTGATGAAGTTACTTTAAGTTGCCTATCTtacattgaattttttttttgtacaaaataaaatatttcccaTTTTGTGGAGTTTCTTGAACAACTAATTAtagtgataaaaaaaaattccacgATAAAAATAATGGTAATTGTTAGTGGTGGTGGAAAGGAGTGGCCCTATCCTTGCTaaacctcctcctcctcctcctccttcttcttcttcttcttcttctctctaTATAATCTTGTTTCTAACATTAATCGAAAATGTACTTCCATGCATACACgggaataaataaatttaatcttTCTAATTATGGAATAAGAAATTTTTTCTCGCATAAGTTAATGTTCAACGTACGTAGTTGGCACTCATATCTGATAtctcaataaaatatttaaacttttttttttttaattagtgGTTTGTCCAGTGTACCATTAATCGACCAAAAGGTGATCCAattcatttttgtgttttgtttTCCAATTTGAGTGAATTCATAAATAATGCATGTTTCAGCCCACAAATTAAAGCAATCACCAATGGCACTCGGCAAACCATGCATACTCCTCATAGGTAATTAGCTctcaatttattattatttgttgtCGGTTTATTTATTTTGCTGTTGATTTCGTCTTGTAACATGGTTTTTAAGGACGggttctttttttcttttttctttttttttttttcagtttcaAGAATGTGTGTTATCTTTATTTGGTTTTCCCTGTTTGTTGAGTTTCGTTTTGAAAGTTGAAACATGGCAACAGTGATAGCTGGAATGGAGAGATTTGCATTCAAAGGGGTGGCTTCGAATTTGGTGTCCTATCTCACGGATGTTATGGAAATGAGCAATTCGTCGGCCGCAAAATATGTGAATAGTTGGGTTGGATTTACGTGGATGCTTCCGCTGTTGGTGGCGACACTGGCCGATTCCTACTGTGACAGATACTCCACAATTTTAGCTTCTTCGGTTCTCTATGCTGCGGTTAGTGcagtattaattaattactcatttCGTCGTGTTCTTGTCAAGCTTTGTCTCATTTCGTCGTGTTCTTATCTTTCCTCTGTTTTAAATTATGGAGTTTTAGTTCCGCTAAAATATATTCGATTCtagattaattttatttatagaaatttaccaaatttaaTCTCGATAATTCAATTTGAATCGATGATTTTAAATTTCCAAATCATGATGACTGTAGATCATATTATGATTTTGTTTTCCTCTTACGCATATAACCAACACAATAATTAAGTGTTAAATGTTTCTTAGGGGCTTGTGGCATTAACATGGCCTTGGATTTATTCAGACAAACCAGGCTCGGCTTCATCCCTATCCTTGTCTCTTTATATGATTTCACTTGGACAAGGGGGCTATAACCCTTCCCTGCAAGCTTTCGGAGCAGAGCATAATGAAGATGAGTTACCTTGTACTAATGACAACGATCAGAATTCAGACAAGAAGAGTGTGTTTTTCCAATGGTGGTATTTTGGAGTTTGCTGTGGTAGCCTACTAGGCGTCGCAGTTATGTCTTACATCCAAGACACGTTTGGTTGGGGACTTGGATTCTCTATTCCTACTCTTGCTATGATGATTTCCATTCTCATGTTTCTTTGCAGCAACCGGTTTTATATGCATAAGCACGGTAGGATCATGGATGGGAAGTTCGAAGACATTGTCGTTGGAGCTAAAGCTCTTTTCTCAAAGATGATCCGTTATGGGAGGTGTTTGCCTAGTAAAGAGTACGCTTTGGTCGAGTTAGAGTAAGCAATTTTATGtatcattttaaaacttttctTGCTTCTTTTTCTAGGATTCGCTGATGATAAAGTACTAATGAGTAGATTTTGTGTTCTTAGACTTCAAGGTGAAGAACTCTGTAATCAACACTCCGATCAAGAAATTCAGGGCTTTATGAAAAAACCAGATGAAAGCATGCAATTACTTGAAGCTGTGAAGATCGTTCTGCGACTGCTGCCAGTTTGGTTAATGCTTCTAATgtttgctgtaattttccaacAACCGGCGACTTTTTTCACCAAACAGGGCATGGCAATGAAGAGAAACATCGGAACCCAATTCAAGATTCCTCCTGCTGCCCTGCAGAGTGCAATAACCGTGGCTAT includes:
- the LOC142521624 gene encoding type I inositol polyphosphate 5-phosphatase 8-like isoform X1, translated to MNPSTGTNELRVFVGTWNVAGRSPVGSLAVDLEEWLNLRDEADVYVLGFQEIVPLKAATVIGAEDPTEAMNWNLLIGKKLNDKYGYPWLTPMIHPVTNENDQCGVFVDPETPDSTKDQHKIQFEQQNQRGRYKLLASKKMVGVFISVWMRKELVKRYDVSGVKVCSVACGIMGYLGNKGSVSVSVSIGETSFCFIAAHLASGEKKGDEGRRNFQVSEIFKRTSFPRLQEDRDKLHPLTILGHDHIFWFGDLNYRLYLEDNLARQLIKHQDWRSLQKFDQLQRELEHGGVFQGWKEGNIEFAPTYKYSSYNCNRYSGGIPSRAGEKQRTPAWCDRILWYGEGVRQLSYFRSESKFSDHRPVSALFSTKIEVKSDNISWPASGTNQVDEIAREEATTTLLSLILKDERASPTHMLTCISDR
- the LOC142521624 gene encoding type I inositol polyphosphate 5-phosphatase 8-like isoform X2 — encoded protein: MNPSTGTNELRVFVGTWNVAGRSPVGSLAVDLEEWLNLRDEADVYVLGFQEIVPLKAATVIGAEDPTEAMNWNLLIGKKLNDKYGYPWLTPMIHPVTNENDQCGVFVDPETPDSTKDQHKIQFEQQNQRGRYKLLASKKMVGVFISVWMRKELVKRYDVSGVKVCSVACGIMGYLGNKGSVSVSVSIGETSFCFIAAHLASGEKKGDEGRRNFQVSEIFKRTSFPRLQEDRDKLHPLTILGHDHIFWFGDLNYRLYLEDNLARQLIKHQDWRSLQKFDQLQRELEHGGVFQGWKEGNIEFAPTYKYSSYNCNRYSGGIPSRAGEKQRTPAWCDRILWYGEGVRQLSYFRSESKFSDHRPVSALFSTKIEVKSDNISWPASGTNVDEIAREEATTTLLSLILKDERASPTHMLTCISDR
- the LOC142521623 gene encoding alpha-mannosidase 2-like, whose amino-acid sequence is MPFSSRRGAGGWPQTSYLPTTKSANKQSRKPRKRAAAAFRDFILSNFFTISLCFTFLFFIFILFRFTAAPKPLLLPPRGRPSRSRKPVVPKSSNDSLLPAAVDITTKGLYDKIQFSDEDGGPWKQGWHVGYKGNEWDEEKLKVFVVPHSHNDPGWKLTVEEYYDRQSRHILDTVVETLSKDSRRKFIWEEMSYLERWWRDASEIKRESFVNLVRNRQLEIVGGGWVMNDEANSHYFAIIEQITEGNMWLNETVGVFPRNSWSIDPFGYSPTMAYLLRRMGFENMLIQRTHYELKKELAWHENLEYVWRQSWDSEETTDIFVHMMPFYSYDIPHTCGSEPAICCQFDFARMPGFVYEPCPWGENPVETNHENVKERAVKLLDQYRKKSTLYRTNTLLVPLGDDFRYISINEAEAQFRNYQLLFDYINSDPSLNAEAKFGTLDEYFQTMRDEAARIDYSRNNEIGSGEIRGFPSLSGDFFTYADRNQDYWSGYYVSRPFFKAVDRVLEHTLRGSEIMLSFLFGYCQRVQCEKLPTGFSHKLTAARRNLALFQHHDGVTGTAKDHVVEDYGSRMHMSLQDLHIFMSKAIEVLLGIHHERSDQNLALFEPAQIRSKYDVQPVLRTITVHEGTLHTVVIFNPLEQMRNEVVMVVVDRPDVTILDTNWTCIKGQVSPEIQHHKSKIFTGRHRVYWKASVPAMGLQTYYIANSFVQCEKAKLATLRISSPSNQLSCPTPYTCANLGSNTVEIGNWHQTLTFDVNLGLLQRIKGNDGHSTVFGEEISMYSSTESGAYLFKPNGEAEPITRTGGQIIVSEGLLVHEVYSYPKTATENSPISHCTRIYNGKNTIQEFVIEKEYHVELLGPEFNDRELIARYKTDVDNRRVFYSDLNGFQTIRRETYDKIPLQGNYYPMPSLAFMQESSGKRFSVHTKQSLGVASLKNGWLEIMLDRRLVRDDGRGLGQGVMDNRPMNIVFHILVESNVSSPSVAILDYPLSPSLLSHLMGAHLNYPLHIFVAKKPEEISVQPPPRSFSPLATPLPCDLHIVNFKVPRPLKYSQQPFEEPKFVLILHRRHWDSAYCRKDRLLCSIMCDEPINLFKMFEGLTVTNARATSINLLHDDTDTLGYTEHFGGGSQEGDILISPMEIQAYKLQFKSRG
- the LOC142522578 gene encoding protein NRT1/ PTR FAMILY 5.8-like codes for the protein MHVSAHKLKQSPMALGKPCILLIVIAGMERFAFKGVASNLVSYLTDVMEMSNSSAAKYVNSWVGFTWMLPLLVATLADSYCDRYSTILASSVLYAAGLVALTWPWIYSDKPGSASSLSLSLYMISLGQGGYNPSLQAFGAEHNEDELPCTNDNDQNSDKKSVFFQWWYFGVCCGSLLGVAVMSYIQDTFGWGLGFSIPTLAMMISILMFLCSNRFYMHKHGRIMDGKFEDIVVGAKALFSKMIRYGRCLPSKEYALVELELQGEELCNQHSDQEIQGFMKKPDESMQLLEAVKIVLRLLPVWLMLLMFAVIFQQPATFFTKQGMAMKRNIGTQFKIPPAALQSAITVAIILLMPLYDTCFIPLVRALTRNEKGITIFQRMGIGMFLSVVAMVVAAVTEKKRLEASKNRGTESKDLQFSIFWLLPQYILLGISDIFTVVGMQEFFYCEVPARMRTVGMALNTSVFGVGSFLSALVISVIEHLTTSGDGKNSWFSDDMDEARLDYYYWFLALSSATSLLSFVIFCKFFR